From Eretmochelys imbricata isolate rEreImb1 chromosome 26, rEreImb1.hap1, whole genome shotgun sequence, the proteins below share one genomic window:
- the NPC1L1 gene encoding LOW QUALITY PROTEIN: NPC1-like intracellular cholesterol transporter 1 (The sequence of the model RefSeq protein was modified relative to this genomic sequence to represent the inferred CDS: inserted 2 bases in 1 codon), translating to MPGHFALTLVLLSATLGLGQAAGALTEIHQAGYCSFYGECGRNPEVNVSLLWSPVPCLSNTQARLLRGATLSKLKEVCPRLYTGETATYACCSYNQLVALQLSLAISQAVLTRCPACSENFANIYCQNICSPDQSLFTNVTRFFNRTTALGVRQVGVLEYQCFYNQTFADQSYDSCKGVRIPATGGYAIAAMCGKYGATLCTSQRWLDFQGDSSNGLAPLEIDFQLVPANGVVGEGIVPLNSKTWRCGRAVSDEGEACSCLDCAESCPQIPTPTLQPPPFKVGSLDGILFVCCLLFCLLTVLFGAFLTWRCISRPKQAGGEGRQHPRDRPKRSERLSQATHRILGEMFRRWGTMVASHPVSVILISAVVVVGLSCGMVFIQLTTDPVELWSSPDSQARQEKDFYDQNFGPFFRTNQVILTAKGLPSYTYDSLLLGKKNFSGILSMAVLLDLLELQTRLQEIEVWSEKDGRNVTLKDICYAPLNPNNARATDCFVNSLVQYFQNNRTRLEMTASQTQGGQTGMVDWRDHFLYCVNSPLSFKDITNLQLSCMADYGVPVFPFLAVGGYTGEDYSEAQALILTFSLNNYLRSQAEYDWALLWEQRFLQVVREFQRAHTHNYTVAYMAERSLEDEINRTTAEDIPIFAISYLVIFLYIALALGEYSSCKRILVDSKVTLGLGGVLVVLGAVFSSMGFYAYVGLPSSLVILEVVPFLVLAVGADNIFIFVLEYQRSVREPGERREQHIGRVLGTVAPSMLLCSFSEATCFFLGSLTRMPAVRTFALNAALAVLFDFLLQMSMFVALVSLDARRQEAACLDLCCCHRLSKPGCPARSEGLLRPVMRHVYTPALLNCTVRALVMLLFLFMFCAGIYLALQVPVGLDQELALPKDSYMVQYFEYLNQYFTVGLPTYFVTTGGYNFSTGPGLNGACSSAGCDNNSLTQKIQYATSFANVSYLAIPASSWVDDFIDWLHPLSRCCRISSSEGQFCPSTNTTTSCPLSCMRNLSEVIRPSVEQFNHFLPWFLHDMPNLNCPKGGLGAYDTAVKLGPDGEIQASRFMAYHTPLTNSQEFTAALRAARNWQPTSPHSMRRVPGTDPAXRVFPYTVTYVFYEQYLTIVSEGLFNLALCLVPTFAICCVLLGMDLRSGLINLLTIVMILVDTVGAMTLWGISYNAISLINLVTAVGISVEFVSHLTRAFAVSTQPTRLERAKEATVNMGQRGEWGAVFAGVAMTNLPGIVVLAFAKAQLIQIFFFRLNLLITLLGLLHGLVFLPVLLSYFGALPPRCPPAPSALPPAATLPACPQRPPPGRHAARLPPAPSPRPPRCPPAPSSTAPRPPRCLPAPSTHPGHTRCPSAPSALPPGRHAARLPPAPSPRPPRCPPCPQRPSPPAATLPACPKRPSPGRHAACQPPHPPPRLQRWLPAPSALPPATTLPACPPVFVRPLHCPSAPSTHRPAAMLPACPQYSPRPPALPSCPQRPPPGRRTAPAAPTPPTPATALPACFSAHPSHPRCPPAPSALPPAAALPTCPQCSSRLSALPGCPPVLVPASHAARLFLVLVPAAALPACPQRPPASRHAARLPPVLTPATHAGHLPPAPSLQQLRCLPAPSVRLGRPHCPPAPSALPPATTLPICPHCSYRPNASPATALAKAPQLEPEKRHPDGSLTVRNPSFQDKDQGPGDPPTASHRL from the exons GGACAGGCTGCAGGGGCGCTGACGGAAATCCACCAGGCCGGGTACTGCTCCTTCTACGGCGAGTGCGGGCGGAACCCCGAGGTCAACGTGAGCCTGCTGTGGTCGCCGGTGCCCTGCCTGTCCAACACGCAGGCCCGGCTGCTCAGAGGTGCCACCCTCAGCAAGCTGAAGGAGGTGTGCCCCCGGCTGTACACAGGCGAGACCGCCACCTATGCCTGCTGCTCCTATAACCAGCTGGTGGCCCTGCAGCTCAGCCTGGCCATCTCCCAGGCCGTCCTGACCCGCTGCCCTGCCTGCTCCGAGAACTTCGCCAACATCTACTGCCAGAACATCTGCAGCCCCGACCAGAGCCTCTTCACCAACGTCACCCGCTTCTTCAACCGCACCACTGCCCTGGGCGTGCGCCAGGTGGGCGTGCTGGAGTACCAGTGTTTCTACAACCAGACCTTCGCCGACCAGTCCTATGACTCCTGCAAGGGCGTCCGGATCCCCGCCACCGGTGGCTATGCCATCGCTGCCATGTGCGGCAAGTACGGTGCCACCCTGTGCACCAGCCAGCGCTGGCTGGACTTCCAGGGGGACAGCAGCAACGGGCTGGCCCCACTGGAGATCGACTTCCAGCTGGTGCCCGCCAATGGCGTCGTCGGGGAGGGCATCGTGCCGCTCAACAGCAAGACATGGCGCTGCGGCAGGGCCGTCAGTGACGAGGGAGAGGCGTGCTCCTGCCTGGACTGTGCCGAGTCCTGCCCGCAGATCCCCACCCCCACGCTCCAGCCCCCACCCTTCAAGGTGGGCAGCCTGGACGGGATCTTGTTTGTGTGCTGTCTGCTCTTCTGCCTTCTCACCGTGCTCTTCGGGGCCTTCCTGACGTGGCGCTGCATCTCCAGGCCCAAACAGGCCGGCGGTGAGGGGCGGCAGCATCCGAGGGACCGGCCGAAGCGCTCGGAGAGGCTCAGCCAGGCCACCCACCGCATCCTGGGGGAGATGTTCAGGAGATGGGGCACCATGGTGGCTTCCCACCCGGTCTCGGTCATCTTGATCTCAgccgtggtggtggtggggctctCCTGTGGGATGGTCTTTATCCAGCTCACCACGGACCCCGTGGAGCTCTGGTCCTCGCCTGACAGCCAAGCCCGGCAGGAGAAGGACTTCTACGACCAGAACTTCGGGCCCTTCTTCAGGACCAACCAGGTGATCCTCACGGCCAAGGGCCTCCCTAGCTACACCTACGACTCCCTTCTCCTGGGCAAGAAGAACTTCAGCGGGATCCTCTCCATGGCTGTCCTGCTGGATCTGCTGGAGCTGCAGACGCGGCTGCAGGAGATCGAGGTCTGGTCGGAGAAGGACGGCAGGAATGTGACGCTCAAGGACATCTGCTACGCCCCCCTGAACCCCAACAACGCCCGCGCCACTGACTGCTTCGTCAACAGCCTGGTGCAGTACTTCCAGAACAACCGTACCCGCCTGGAGATGACAGCCAGCCAGACTCAGGGGGGCCAGACGGGCATGGTGGACTGGAGAGACCACTTCCTCTACTGTGTCAA CTCGCCGCTCTCCTTCAAGGACATCACGAACCTGCAGCTGAGCTGCATGGCTGACTACGGCGTGCCTGTCTTCCCCTTCCTGGCCGTGGGTGGCTACACAG GTGAAGATTATTCGGAGGCCCAGGCACTGATCCTCACCTTCTCGCTGAACAACTACCTGCGGAGCCAGGCAGAGTATGACTGGGCTCTGCTGTGGGAGCAGCGCTTCCTGCAGGTGGTGCGGGAGTTCCAGCGGGCCCACACCCACAACTACACCGTCGCCTACATGGCCGAG cgctcCCTGGAGGATGAGATTAACCGCACCACAGCCGAGGACATCCCCATCTTCGCCATCAGCTACCTGGTGATCTTCCTCTACATCGCTCTGGCCCTGGGCGAGTACTCCAGCTGCAAGCGCATCCTG GTGGACTCCAAGGTGACGCTGGGCCTGGGTGGGGTCCTGGTGGTGCTGGGGGCCGTGTTCTCCTCCATGGGCTTCTACGCCTACGTGGGGCTGCCCTCCTCCCTCGTCATCCTCGAGGTGGTGCCCTTCCTCGTGCTGGCTGTGGGCGCTGACAACATCTTCATCTTTGTGCTGGAGTACCAG AGGTCGGTGCGGGAGCCAGGCGAGCGGCGTGAGCAGCACATCGGGCGGGTGCTGGGCACTGTGGCCCCCAGCATGCTGCTGTGCAGCTTCTCCGAGGCCACCTGCTTCTTCCTGG GCTCCCTGACACGGATGCCCGCAGTTCGCACCTTCGCCCTCAATGCTGCCCTGGCTGTGCTCTTTGACTTCCTGCTCCAGATGTCCATGTTCGTGGCACTGGTCTCCCTTGACGCCCGCAGGCAGGAG GCCGCCTGCCTCgacctctgctgctgccaccgccTGAGCAAGCCGGGGTGCCCAGCGCGGAGCGAGGGGCTGCTGCGCCCCGTCATGCGGCACGTCTACACCCCCGCGCTGCTGAACTGCACCGTCAGGGCCCTGGTG atGCTGCTTTTCCTGTTCATGTTCTGCGCCGGGATCTACCTGGCGCTGCAGGTGCCTGTGGGGCTGGACCAGGAGCTGGCGCTGCCCAAG GACTCCTACATGGTGCAATACTTCGAGTACCTGAACCAATACTTCACGGTGGGCCTCCCCACCTACTTCGTCACCACCGGCGGCTACAACTTCTCCACGGGGCCTGGCCTGAACGGGGCCTGCTCCAGCGCCGGCTGCGACAACAACTCCCTGACCCAGAAGATCCAGTACGCCACAAGCTTCGCCAACGT ATCCTACCTGGCCATCCCAGCTTCGTCCTGGGTGGATGACTTTATTGACTGGCTCCACCCTCTGTCGAGATGCTGCCGCATCAGCTCCAGCGAGGGGCAGTTCTGCCCCTCCACCAACA CCACCACAAGCTGCCCGCTCAGCTGCATGAGGAACCTGAGCGAGGTCATTCGCCCCTCGGTGGAGCAATTCAACCACTTCCTGCCCTGGTTCCTGCATGACATGCCCAACCTCAACTGTCCCAAGGG GGGGCTGGGTGCCTACGACACCGCTGTGAAGCTGGGCCCAGACGGCGAGATCCAGG ccTCGCGGTTCATGGCCTACCACACGCCCCTCACTAACTCCCAGGAGTTCACGGCCGCGCTGAGGGCAGCACGGAACTGGCAACCAACATCACCCCACTCCATGCGGCGGGTGCCGGGCACCGACCCAGC TCGGGTCTTCCCCTACAC GGTCACCTACGTGTTCTACGAGCAGTACCTCACCATCGTCAGCGAGGGCCTCTTCAACCTGGCGCTCTGCCTGGTGCCCACCTTCGCCATCTGCTGCGTGCTGCTGGGCATGGACCTGCGTTCGGGCCTCATCAACCTGCTCACCATCGTCATGATCCTGGTGGACACCGTGGGTGCCATGACGCTCTGGGGCATCAGCTACAACGCCATCTCCCTCATCAACCTGGTGACG GCCGTGGGCATCTCGGTGGAATTCGTGTCCCACCTGACCCGGGCCTTCGCTGTCAGCACCCAGCCCACCCGGCTGGAGAGGGCCAAGGAGGCCACCGTCAACATGGGGCAGCGCGGTGAGTGGGGGGCC gtCTTTGCTGGCGTGGCCATGACCAACCTGCCGGGAATCGTGGTGCTGGCGTTCGCCAAGGCCCAGCtcatccagatcttcttcttCCGCCTGAACCTGCTCATCACGCTGCTGGGCCTGCTGCATGGCCTGGTCTTCCTACCCGTGCTGCTCAGCTACTTCGGTGCCCTACCGCCACGCTGCCCGCCtgcccccagcgccctccccccgGCCGCCACGCTGCCCGCCtgcccccagcgccctccccccgGCCGCCACGCTGCCCGCCtgcccccagcgccctccccccgGCCGCCACGCTGCCCGCCTGCCCCCAGCAGCACCGCACCCCGGCCGCcacgctgcctgcctgcccccagtACTCACCCCGGCCACACGCGCTGCCCGTCTGCCCCCAGCGCCCTCCCGCCCGGCCGCCACGCTGCCCGCCtgcccccagcgccctccccccgGCCACCAcgctgcccgccctgcccccagcgcccctcccccccggccgcCACGCTGCCCGCCTGCCCCAAGCGCCCTTCCCCCGGCCGCCACgctgcctgccagccccca cacccGCCACCCCGGCTGCAGCGCTGGCTGCCTGCCCCCAGCGCCCTCCCTCCAGCAACCACGCTGCCCGCCTGCCCCCCAGTGTTCGTCCGGCCGCTGCACTGCCCGTCTGCCCCCAGCACCCACCGCCCGGCCgccatgctgcctgcctgcccccagtACTCACCCCGGCCACCCGCGCTGCCCAGCtgcccccagcgccctccccctGGCCGTCGCACTGCCCCGGCTGccccaacaccccccaccccggccacTGCACTGCCTGCCTGCTTTAGTGCTCATCCCAGCCACCCACGCTGCCCACCtgcccccagcgccctccccccgGCCGCTGCGCTGCCCACCTGCCCCCAGTGCTCGTCCCGGCTGTCTGCACTGCCCGGCTGCCCCCCAGTGCTCGTCCCAGCCTCCCACGCTGCCCGCCTGTTCCTGGTGCTTGTCCCAGCCGCCgcactgcctgcctgcccccagcGCCCTCCTGCCAGCCGTCACGCTGCCCGCCTGCCCCCAGTACTCACCCCGGCCACCCACGCTGGCCACCTGCCCCCAGCGCCCTCCCTCCAGCAACTgcgctgcctgcctgcccccagtGTTCGTCTCGGCCGCCCGCACTGCCCACCtgcccccagcgccctccccccagccaccacGCTGCCCATCTGCCCCCACTGCTCATACA GGCCCAATGCCAGCCCCGCCACAGCCCTGGCCAAGGCCCCACAGCTGGAGCCGGAGAAGAGGCACCCTGATGGCAGCCTGACCGTGAGGAACCCCAGCTTCCAGGACAAGGACCAGGGGCCAGGGGACCCCCCCACGGCCTCCCACCGCCTCTGA